The following proteins come from a genomic window of Helicobacter canadensis MIT 98-5491:
- the rpmI gene encoding 50S ribosomal protein L35, whose translation MPKMKTNRGAAKRFKLKKNLIKRGSAFKSHILTKKRPRKIANLNAPKYVHSANSESVKKMLCMA comes from the coding sequence ATGCCAAAGATGAAAACAAATCGCGGTGCCGCAAAAAGATTTAAACTCAAAAAAAATCTTATCAAGCGTGGTTCAGCTTTTAAAAGTCATATTTTGACTAAAAAGCGTCCAAGAAAAATTGCGAATCTTAATGCACCCAAATATGTTCATAGCGCCAATAGCGAATCAGTAAAAAAAATGCTTTGTATGGCGTAA
- the rplT gene encoding 50S ribosomal protein L20, protein MARVKTGVVRRRRHKKVLKLARGFYSARHKHFRKAKEQLERSLCYAFRDRKQKKRDFRKLWIVRINAACRINAISYSRFMFGLKKAGITLDRKILADIAMNEPQSFTKIVESAKKAL, encoded by the coding sequence ATGGCAAGAGTAAAAACAGGAGTCGTCAGAAGAAGACGCCACAAAAAAGTTTTAAAATTAGCACGCGGATTTTATAGTGCAAGACATAAACACTTCAGAAAAGCAAAAGAACAATTAGAAAGAAGTTTATGTTATGCTTTCCGTGATAGAAAACAAAAGAAAAGAGACTTTAGAAAACTTTGGATTGTAAGGATTAATGCAGCTTGCAGAATCAATGCGATCAGTTATTCTCGATTTATGTTTGGTCTAAAAAAAGCAGGAATAACACTTGATCGGAAGATTCTAGCGGATATAGCTATGAACGAACCACAAAGTTTCACAAAAATTGTAGAAAGCGCAAAAAAAGCGTTATAA
- a CDS encoding efflux transporter outer membrane subunit, whose translation MNKIILVWIGLGLLIGGCSLSPKYEQPKANLPKDFGVEYSKETISQTWWKDFGDEYLNGIVEEALKNNYDLAVAMERVSQARSSWSYARSDRYPSLSAQGEATRNKKNPRQGEFDNYNNFSLSGILSFELDLWGRARDADRSAYATLLASKANRDTIRLSLIASVVESYFGILTLNNQVQISQNTLVSREESYQYRKKEFEAGKISEIDMQQARSEMASVRAQLQSLLMERNAAQTALMILLGRDPQGIFNIALPVESQMLPKAPKVPVGLPSTLLENRPDIEAAEQNLKAANFSIGVARAAYFPTISLTGLIGYASPELNELFNNSSSTWNYGGNFVGNVIDFGRTSANVELTKSQYREMLLNYGQTLRQAFGEVRDSLYNYSMSFERLSSLNEQVEALRRTLVLAELRYREGYTNYLEVLTTQSNLFAAELTQQSANLENLSSVINIYKAFGGGWDKSKYAEEE comes from the coding sequence ATGAATAAGATTATATTAGTTTGGATTGGTTTGGGGCTTTTGATTGGCGGTTGTTCTTTATCCCCCAAATATGAGCAACCCAAAGCGAATTTACCCAAAGATTTTGGTGTGGAATATTCTAAAGAAACTATTAGTCAAACTTGGTGGAAAGATTTTGGCGATGAATATCTTAATGGCATTGTTGAAGAAGCCTTAAAGAATAATTATGATCTAGCTGTTGCCATGGAGAGAGTGTCTCAAGCAAGAAGTTCGTGGAGCTATGCAAGGAGTGATAGATACCCTTCTTTGTCCGCACAAGGTGAAGCAACAAGAAATAAGAAAAATCCTAGACAAGGAGAGTTTGATAATTATAATAATTTTTCTTTGAGTGGTATTTTAAGCTTTGAATTGGATTTATGGGGTAGGGCTAGAGATGCTGATAGAAGTGCTTATGCGACTTTATTGGCTAGTAAAGCCAATCGTGATACAATTCGATTAAGTTTGATTGCTAGTGTGGTAGAAAGTTATTTTGGAATATTAACTTTAAATAATCAAGTGCAAATTTCTCAAAATACACTTGTAAGTCGAGAAGAGAGCTATCAATATCGTAAGAAAGAGTTTGAAGCAGGGAAAATTTCAGAAATTGATATGCAGCAAGCAAGATCGGAAATGGCATCAGTTAGAGCACAATTACAAAGTTTATTGATGGAGAGAAATGCTGCACAAACTGCTTTGATGATTTTATTAGGTAGAGATCCCCAAGGCATTTTTAATATAGCCTTGCCTGTGGAATCTCAAATGCTTCCTAAAGCTCCTAAAGTCCCAGTAGGTTTGCCTTCGACACTTTTGGAGAACAGACCAGATATTGAAGCAGCAGAACAGAATCTTAAAGCGGCTAATTTTTCTATTGGTGTAGCAAGGGCGGCGTATTTTCCTACCATTTCTCTAACGGGGCTTATTGGCTATGCTAGTCCAGAGTTAAATGAATTATTTAATAATTCTTCTTCAACTTGGAATTATGGTGGAAATTTTGTGGGCAATGTGATTGATTTTGGTCGAACTAGTGCTAATGTGGAACTAACAAAATCGCAATATAGGGAAATGTTGCTTAATTATGGTCAGACACTTAGGCAGGCTTTTGGTGAGGTAAGAGATTCTTTGTATAATTATAGTATGAGTTTTGAGCGTTTAAGTAGCCTTAATGAACAAGTGGAGGCATTAAGGAGAACATTAGTTTTAGCAGAATTGCGTTATAGGGAGGGTTATACTAATTATCTTGAAGTTTTAACAACGCAAAGCAATCTTTTTGCAGCGGAGCTAACTCAACAAAGTGCTAACCTTGAAAATCTTTCTTCTGTGATTAATATTTATAAAGCCTTTGGTGGTGGCTGGGATAAAAGTAAATATGCAGAAGAGGAATAA
- the infC gene encoding translation initiation factor IF-3, protein MSKNIDVVLNEEIDFPEIRYVGDDGEQYGLISSDEALKIAESKGLDLVLIAPDAKPPVCKIMDYGKFRYQQEKRQKEAKKKQKQIEIKEIKLSVKIAINDINYKVKHAKEFLKENKHVRFRVFLRGREVSEPQVGFEVLNKVAAMLEDVANIDRDYKIEGRYVNMLVTPKK, encoded by the coding sequence TTGAGTAAAAATATTGATGTAGTCCTCAATGAGGAAATTGATTTTCCAGAGATTCGCTATGTAGGTGATGATGGTGAGCAGTATGGCTTAATTAGTTCTGATGAAGCATTAAAAATTGCTGAAAGTAAAGGTTTGGATTTGGTGTTAATCGCCCCTGATGCCAAACCTCCTGTATGCAAGATTATGGATTATGGAAAATTCCGTTATCAACAAGAAAAAAGACAGAAAGAAGCAAAAAAGAAACAAAAGCAAATTGAAATCAAGGAAATCAAACTTTCTGTAAAAATTGCAATTAACGATATTAACTATAAAGTTAAACACGCTAAAGAATTTTTAAAAGAAAATAAACATGTCCGATTCCGTGTATTTTTACGCGGAAGAGAAGTAAGTGAGCCTCAAGTTGGCTTTGAAGTGCTTAATAAAGTTGCTGCAATGCTAGAAGATGTTGCCAATATTGACAGAGACTATAAAATCGAAGGTCGGTATGTCAATATGTTAGTAACGCCAAAAAAATAA